A genomic segment from Salmo trutta chromosome 38, fSalTru1.1, whole genome shotgun sequence encodes:
- the LOC115178261 gene encoding BBSome-interacting protein 1, producing MPEVKSMFREVLPKQGQLSMEDVPTMVLCKPKLMPLKSVTLEKLEKMQLEAQEAIKQQGLALKEPQ from the exons ATGCCTGAAGTCAAATCGATGTTCAGAGAAGTGTTGCCCAAGCAAG GGCAGTTGTCCATGGAGGACGTCCCCACCATGGTGCTGTGTAAGCCCAAGCTGATGCCTCTGAAATCAGTCACCCTGGAGAAACTGGAGAAGATGCAACTGGAGGCCCAGGAGGCCATCAAGCAACAGGGTCTGGCACTGAAAGAGCCACAGTAG